A window of the Blattabacterium cuenoti genome harbors these coding sequences:
- the mraY gene encoding phospho-N-acetylmuramoyl-pentapeptide-transferase, giving the protein MINFFKLKYLIYISFFININSVFYRAIIAFFLSFCIAFILYQKIICWNRKNRIIGEKIRDLGLFGQKEKEGIPTMGGLVIIFSTLIPTILLSTLNNVYVFMLIMTTLYMGCIGLIDDYIKIKHNKKGLSIMGKIFSQILLGIFIGITMYFNTSISIQEQKIASKDSQFLKEKEYGFKTTIPIFSSIYHNNEFNYAYFLSWYNQKWKKYAWIIFIPVVIVIITFLSNGANLTDGIDGLTAGISSIIFVTLSLLSIISSNKIYSSYFHFIYIPHLKEIIIFSFSFLGSLISFLWYNTYPAQIFMGDTGSLTIGGVIATLAIINRKELILPILCGIFFIENISVMMQILYFRYSKKKYGIGKRIFLMAPLHHHFQKLGYHENKIFNRFIIIQMMLSMLVFILLIHK; this is encoded by the coding sequence ATGATAAATTTTTTTAAATTAAAATATTTAATTTATATCTCTTTTTTCATTAATATAAATTCTGTTTTTTACAGAGCTATTATCGCTTTTTTTTTATCGTTTTGTATAGCTTTTATTTTATATCAAAAAATTATATGTTGGAATCGAAAAAATCGTATTATAGGAGAAAAGATACGAGATCTTGGCCTGTTTGGTCAAAAAGAAAAAGAAGGAATCCCTACCATGGGTGGTCTTGTTATTATATTTTCTACGTTAATTCCTACAATATTACTTTCTACATTAAACAATGTATATGTATTCATGTTGATAATGACTACATTGTATATGGGTTGTATTGGATTGATAGATGATTATATTAAAATAAAACATAATAAAAAAGGACTTAGTATAATGGGAAAAATATTCAGCCAAATTTTATTAGGAATCTTTATTGGAATTACTATGTATTTTAACACAAGCATTTCGATTCAAGAACAAAAAATAGCATCAAAAGATTCACAGTTTTTGAAAGAAAAAGAATATGGATTCAAAACCACTATTCCCATTTTCTCTTCCATATATCATAATAATGAATTTAACTATGCCTATTTTTTGAGTTGGTATAATCAGAAATGGAAAAAATATGCATGGATTATTTTCATTCCTGTTGTGATTGTTATTATTACATTTTTATCCAATGGAGCTAATTTAACTGATGGAATAGACGGATTAACAGCTGGAATTTCTTCTATCATTTTTGTAACCTTATCTTTGTTATCTATAATTTCCAGTAATAAAATATATTCCTCCTATTTTCATTTTATATATATTCCTCATCTAAAAGAGATTATCATATTCTCTTTTTCTTTTTTAGGATCTTTAATCAGTTTTCTTTGGTATAACACTTATCCAGCTCAAATTTTCATGGGAGATACTGGAAGTTTAACTATAGGAGGAGTTATCGCTACATTAGCTATTATTAATAGAAAAGAATTAATATTGCCTATTTTGTGTGGAATTTTTTTTATCGAAAATATTTCTGTGATGATGCAAATATTATATTTTAGATATTCTAAAAAAAAATATGGTATAGGAAAAAGAATTTTTCTCATGGCTCCTTTACATCATCATTTTCAAAAACTAGGATATCATGAAAATAAAATTTTTAATCGTTTTATTATTATACAAATGATGCTTTCTATGTTAGTATTTATTTTATTAATTCATAAATAA
- a CDS encoding FtsW/RodA/SpoVE family cell cycle protein, which translates to MKIYKKIELFLNKYIKGDRYLWAFISLLAIFSFLPVYSASTNLVTTYGGTNTVFSYLLKHALFLLVGFFILFFTQFIDYKYFYRMSILSMPIVFILLIFTMSQRKELDGVNASRWLHIPIINISFQTSSIAGLVIFIYCARYLAQKKKERINFINSFFPLLFPIFFIIGLIFPANGSTAAIVFISVLILLFIGGYPITSIIGVLLMGILLSGIYIYSVIKWGNPMNRVYTWKSRIEKFLDHESEESYQMKQSKTAIVLGNKFGRGPGKSILKGFLPQSSSDFIYAIIIEEYGSFGGIILLFIYILILMRIMIIATKVQNYFCSLLVLSVGFPIINQALINMGIAVGLFPVTGQTLPLISAGGTSMWVTFFSFGIILSVSRMIYKNSTDITKIQNEHEL; encoded by the coding sequence ATGAAAATTTATAAAAAAATAGAGCTATTTTTAAATAAATACATAAAAGGAGATAGGTATTTATGGGCTTTCATCTCTTTATTAGCTATATTTTCATTTTTACCAGTTTACTCTGCTAGTACAAACTTAGTTACTACATATGGAGGAACAAATACAGTATTTAGTTATTTATTAAAACATGCTCTTTTTTTGTTAGTTGGATTTTTTATCCTTTTTTTTACTCAATTTATAGATTATAAATATTTTTACCGTATGTCTATTCTTTCCATGCCTATAGTATTCATTTTATTAATTTTCACGATGAGTCAAAGAAAAGAATTAGATGGAGTCAATGCTTCTCGTTGGTTACATATTCCTATTATAAATATATCTTTTCAAACTTCCAGCATCGCTGGATTAGTTATTTTTATCTATTGTGCCAGATATTTAGCTCAAAAAAAGAAAGAACGAATAAACTTTATAAATTCTTTTTTTCCTTTGTTATTTCCAATATTTTTTATAATTGGACTTATTTTTCCTGCTAACGGATCTACTGCTGCTATTGTTTTTATATCCGTTTTAATTTTACTTTTTATAGGAGGATATCCTATAACTAGTATTATAGGAGTTCTTTTAATGGGGATTTTATTGTCAGGAATATATATTTATTCTGTAATCAAATGGGGAAATCCTATGAACAGAGTTTATACATGGAAAAGTCGTATAGAAAAATTTTTGGATCATGAATCTGAAGAAAGTTATCAAATGAAACAATCTAAAACGGCAATCGTTTTAGGAAATAAATTTGGTCGTGGCCCTGGAAAGAGTATTTTAAAGGGTTTTTTACCACAATCTTCTTCAGATTTTATCTATGCTATTATAATAGAAGAATATGGATCTTTTGGAGGAATAATACTTTTATTCATTTATATACTAATTCTCATGAGAATTATGATAATAGCTACGAAAGTACAAAATTATTTTTGTTCTCTTTTGGTTCTATCTGTAGGTTTTCCTATTATAAATCAAGCGCTTATTAATATGGGGATAGCTGTTGGTTTATTCCCCGTTACAGGACAAACTTTGCCTCTTATTAGTGCAGGAGGAACTTCTATGTGGGTTACTTTTTTTAGTTTTGGCATCATATTAAGTGTC